A stretch of DNA from Pseudomonas sp. HN11:
CACCACCGAAGGCGTGAAAACCCTCAAGGCCTGACGCGTTACTAAATGTGGGGGGCTTGCCCGCTCCCACATTGGTCCTGCGGGACTTCAGAGACTTGTTTTCTTGAATACGTAGAACAGGTTCGGCTCGCTGACGAGGTACAACGTGCCCTCGTCATCCATGGCGATCCCCTCGGCCTGCGGCACCCGCTTCGTCAGGCCATGGCGCCCGTTGAGCAGTGACAGACTGCTCAACGGGCGACCGTCGATATCCAGTTCCAATACCAGGAACGACTCATCCGACAGCGCCAGCAGATGGCCGCTACGTTCGTCGTATTGCAAGCTCGACAGGTCACGCACAAACAGTCCGGCATCACGCTTGGGGTTGTTGATCACGTGGACCGAGTAGGTTTTTTCCGGCTTGAAATGGGGAAAGCCATGAACCTCATAGATCAGCATAGGATCGCGCTCTTTGGCCACGAACAGGCGCTTGCCCACCGAGTCATAGGCCAGGCCCTCAAAGCCCTTGTTGCCGCCAACGTGCAGGCCCAGGGTCATCTGCTCCGCATCGGCGGCGTCGAGGAATTGGGTGTCGTCGTCCACATGCACCTTGATCAGCCGCTGCTGGCGCTCATCGCTGATCACATAAATGTTGTCGCTGATGAATTCCACCGCCTCGGCATCGCCAAACCCTATCAGGGGAATACGCCGCAGGATCTTGCCCTCCAGCGACAGCTCGATCAGTTCGGCGTTTTTGTTGGTGACGGTAAACAGGCTTTTACGCACCGGATCGTAGGTCAGGGCCGATACATCGTCATCGAGGCCTTCGATCACCTGGGCCTCCAGGGCTACCCGGTAGTCCGCCAGGCCAATGGAGCGTTCGTCCGTGGGCTGACGCCACGCCTGCCAGTTGAACCAGGCGCGCTCGAACAGGCGAAAATGCTGCGCGACAGCCCCGGCGCTGACCAGAGCGATCAGCGCAAGAATGAAGAAAAGCGGTTTGGGGCGGGCTAGTCGTCGCATCGGGCGGGCTCAAAATCAAAAGTGGCGAATGAATATCACGCCTGTCTGAATTTAAACTTAAACGCGCCCTGATGTCTGGCGAATGCCGCTCATAGAGACATATCCGACGTAATCGGTGTGCTATTTCTGCTTTTCAAAACGATAGAAGAGGTTTGGCTCACTGACTATGTACAGGGTGCCATTCTCGTCCATGGTCACCCCTTCCGCACGTGGAATGGTGCTTTTGAGGCCATTGAAACCACCAAGCAGGGTCATGAAGCTGACTTGCTCGCCTTTCTCGTCCAGCTCCAGTAGCAGGTGGGAATCGGCCGACAGCACCAGCAGATGCCCGGTACGCGGGTCGACGGCCAAGGCCGAGAGGTTGCGCATGTCCAATTCTTTGCTGGCCAGCTTTTGCTTATCGCCAGCCAGGGTCTGGCCGCCGTCGCTTTTCCAGGTGAACAATGCCGGCGGGCGCTCTTCACCGAGCACCAGTTGCTGGTTGCGCTTGTCCCAGGTGATCGCTTCAAAGGCTTTATTCTGGTCCTTGGACGGGCCCAGGTCATAGCTCGGGAAATCGGCCTTGCTCAACGCAGCAGTGGTGGCGTCGACCTTGACGATGGTCAGCGTGTGCTGGCGCTCATCGACCACGGCGATCAAGCCGTTTTCCATCACTGTCACGCCTTCCGGGTTATCCCAGCCGTTGAGCGGCATCTTGCGCAGCACATCGCCTTGCAGGCTCAACTCGACGAGGAAGGGGTTTTTGCCCATCACCGAAAACAGGGTTTTGGTCTGGGGGTTGTAGGCGACGTCCGAAGCTTCGTCCTTCTCCATCCCCGGCAGAAGCTTGCCATCGATGACGGCGTGGTAATCCGGCAGCCATACGCTTTCCTGGCGTTCGGCCGGTGTTTCAAACCGCTCCAGCAACCAAAGCACGCCGCGATCATCCCAGTGCATGGCCCAGGCAACGCCATAGGAGATCACCCCCACCAACAACAGCCAGGAATACCAGCGCAAGGCAAAGCGGGAACGTGGCTTGGGTGTAGCAGAGGGCAGGGGCACGGCCATTGAGCGCTTTTTCCGGAAAGTCAGCGTTACGTGATAGCACAGGAACGACAAGCCCGCGCGCAAGAGGCTGAGGATTATCCGGATTGTGTGTGAAAAAAATGCAAAAAACAGGTAGCTGGATGCATGCGATCCAATGTGGGAGCAAGCCCGCTCCCACATTTTTACTGCGTTTGGTCAGCGAACCTGGCTTTCGAAACGGCTCACACCCGACAGCTCCAACACCAGCTCATCGCCCAGATTCAGCGGGCCCACGCCGGCCGGGGTGCCGGTGAGGATCACATCGCCCGCTTGCAGCGAGAAGCAGCCGGCCATGTGCTGGATCATCGGGATGATCGGGTTGAGCATCTGCGCGCTGTTGCCATCCTGGCGTACTTCGCCATTGATACTCAGGCGGATGCCGATGTCGGTCACGTCCGGGAAGGTGCTGCCCACCACGAACGGTGCGATCACCGCCGCACCGTCGAAGGACTTGGCGATTTCCCACGGCAGGCCCTTGGCTTTCAGCTCGGCCTGCTTGTCGCGCAGGGTCAGGTCCAGGGCCGGGGCGAAGCCGGAAATGGCGTCCAGCACTTCTTCACGACTGGGCTTGGTCGACAGCGGCTTGCCGATCAATACCGCGATTTCCGCTTCGTAATGCACCGAACCGCGCTCGGTCGGAATGCTGAAACCGCCTTCCAGCGGCACCACGCAACTGCCCGGCTTGATGAACAGCAGTGGCTCGGTCGGCACCGGATTGTCCAGCTCCTTGGCGTGTTCGGCGTAGTTACGTCCGATACACACCACTTTACCGAGCGGAAAGTGGATGTTGGTGCCGTCGACATACTTGTGCTGGTAGCTCATGGAACGACTCCTTCAGGGCGATTAAACAGCGAAGATCTTGCCAGGGTTCATGATCCCGTTCGGGTCGAACACCGCTTTCACTGCCTTCATGTATTCGATTTCAACCGGCGAGCGGCTGTAGGTCAGGTAGTCACGCTTGGTCATGCCCACGCCGTGTTCGGCAGAGATCGAACCGTTGTACTTCTCGACGGTTTCAAAGACCCACTTGTTCACGGTGGCGCACTTGGCGAAGAACTCGTCCTTGCTCAAGTTTTCCGGCTTGAGGATGTTCAGGTGCAGGTTGCCGTCGCCGATGTGGCCGAACCAGACGATTTCGAAGTCTGGGTAGTGTTCGCCGACGATCGCATCGATTTCCTGCAAGAACGCCGGCACTTTGGAGACCGTCACTGAGATGTCGTTCTTGTACGGGGTCCAGTGGGAAATGGTCTCGGAGATGTACTCGCGCAGTTTCCACAGGTTGTGCAGCTGGGTTTCGCTCTGGCTCATCACGCCGTCCAGCACCCAACCTTGCTCCACGCAGTGTTCGAAGGTTTCCAGCGCGTGGTTGGCGACTTCTTCGGTGGTGGCTTCGAATTCCAGCAGTGCATAGAACGGGCACTCGGTTTCGAACGGGGCCGGCACATCGCCACGGCCCATGACCTTGGCCAGGGCCTTGTCGGAGAAGAATTCGAAGGCGGTCAGGTCCAGTTTGCTCTGGAACGCGTGCAAGACCGGCATGATCGAGTCGAAGTCAGTGGTACCAAGCACCATGGCGGTGAGGTTTTTTGGCGCACGGTCCAGGCGCATGGTGGCTTCGACCACAAAGCCAAGCGTGCCTTCGGCGCCAATGAACAGCTGGCGCATGTCGTAGCCGGTGGCGTTCTTGATCAGGTCGCGGTTCAGCTCCAGAACGTCACCCTTGCCGGTGACGACCTTCATGCCAGCCACCCAGTTACGCGTCATCCCGTAGCGAATCACCTTGATCCCGCCGGCATTGGTGCCGATATTGCCGCCAATCTGGCTGGAGCCGGAGGATGCGAAGTCCACCGGGTAGTACAGGCCTTTTTCTTCAGCGACGTTCTGCAATTGCTTGGTGACCACGCCCGGCTGGCACACGGCAGTACGGTCGGTGAGGTTCACGTCGAGGATCTGGTTCATATAGTCGAACGACACGACCACTTCGCCATTCGCCGCCACGGCAGCGGCCGACAAGCCGGTACGCCCGCCCGATGGCACCAGCGCCACCTTGTGGGTATTGGCCCAACGCACGATGGCCTGGACCTGCTCGATGGTCTTGGGGAAGACGATGGCGGTCGGCGCGGGTGCGAAGTGCTTGGTCCAATCCTTGCCGTAAGCCTCCAGGGAGTCTGCATCGGTCAGCACTTTGCCGGGCTCAACCAGGGTCTTTAGCTCATCAATCAGGGCAGGATGGGTCATCGACAGAACTCTCGAACAATTCATGGTCATCCTGAGAACGCTTCACGTCGCAGGAATAGGTGTTTAGCGGGGCGCGTATGCTAGCATACCGCCCCCGCAGGACAGAGCCCAAGGGCGTTTCTGCGGTGACGGCTTTCCTGCCGTCCGGGTCAGCTTACGTGATCCGATTCCCTGCCATTTTTCTCCGGGATACAGGTTTACGCAGATGAGCAAGACTTCTCTCGATAAGAGCAAGATCAAGTTCCTTCTTCTGGAAGGCGTCCACCCATCGGCTGTCGACGTTCTGAAAGCCGCTGGGTACACCAGCATTGAGTACATCACCAGTTCTCTGCCGGAAGCCCAACTCAAGGAAAAGATCGCCGACGCGCACTTCATCGGCATTCGCTCCCGCACTCAGCTGACCGAAGAGATCTTCGATCACGCCAAGAAACTCGTGGCAGTCGGCTGTTTCTGCATCGGCACCAACCAGGTCGACCTCAACGCAGCGCGCGAGCGCGGCATCGCGGTGTTCAACGCACCGTACTCCAACACCCGTTCCGTTGCGGAGCTGGTGCTGGCCGAGGCCATCCTGCTGCTGCGCGGCATTCCTGAGAAGAACGCTTCCTGCCACCGTGGCGGCTGGATCAAAAGCGCAGCCAATTCTTTCGAAATCCGTGGCAAGAAGCTGGGTATCGTCGGTTACGGCTCGATCGGTACTCAACTGTCGGTCCTGGCGGAAGGCCTGGGCATGCAGGTGTTCTTCTACGACACCCTGACCAAGCTGCCATTGGGCAACGCGACCCAAGTCGCCAGCCTGACCGAGCTGTTGGGCATGTCCGACATCGTGACCCTGCACGTTCCGGAAACCGCTGAGACCCAGTGGATGATCGGCGAGAAGGAAATCCGCGCCATCAAGAAAGGCGGCATCCTGATCAACGCAGCCCGTGGCACCGTGGTCGAGCTGGACGCCCTGGCCGACGCGATCAAGGACAAGCACCTGATCGGCGCCGCCATCGACGTGTTCCCGGTGGAACCTCGCTCCAACGACGACATCTTCGAAAGCCCGCTGCGTGGCCTGGACAACGTGATCCTGACCCCGCATATCGGCGGCTCCACCGCTGAAGCCCAGGCCAACATCGGCCTGGAAGTCTCGGAGAAGCTGGTCAAGTACAGCGACAACGGTACTTCGGTTTCGTCCGTGAACTTCCCGGAAGTGGCCCTGCCGGCTCACCCTGGCAAGCACCGTCTGCTGCACATCCACCAGAACATCCCTGGCGTGATGATGGAGATCAACAAGGTCTTCGCGGAAAACGGCATCAACATCTCTGGTCAGTTCCTGCAGACCAACGAGAAGGTCGGCTACGTGGTGATCGACGTCGACGCCGAGTACTCGGACCTTGCGCAAGAGAAGCTGCAGCACATTAACGGGACCATCCGAAGCCGCGTGCTTTTCTAGAGCGGTGGCCGTGGTCCGCGGCAAGCTACAAATTTCAAGCCGCAAGCGAAAAGCGCTTACTTGCAGCTTTTAACTTGCCGTTTGCAGCAATAAAAAACGGGAGCCCCGCAAGGGACTCCCGTTTTTTTATTTCACGTTAATCGTAATTACTTTCGAGGCTACCGTCGGGTTGAACTGCATGTGCAGTTTGTCGCCGGCCACCAGCTGCAAGGTGTGTTTGCCTGGGGTGAGGGTCAGTTCGGTTTCGGTCTGGGCCTTGCCGTAGTGGATCACGGTGTCGGTGGCCGGGATCGGCACGCCGGCGTCAGGCAGTGCTTTCTGGTCGACCAACAGGTGGTGGTGGCCGGTGCCGGGCTCCTGGTCGGTGGCGGGGGCCAGTTTCAAGCCTTCCATGCCGAATTTGACGGTGAAGGTCTTGTCGACGGTGGCACCGTCTTTGGGCGACACGATGAATACTTTGGCACCTTCAGGTGGCGCGCTGCGCGGGATGCCGTCGGCGGCGGTGGCCAGCATGGAAGCACCCAGCAGCAGGGAGGCCAGGGTGGCACGGGACAAAAGGGCTTTCATTCGCTTCTCCAGTTTTTCTGTGAAATCTGTAGGGTTATGACAACTTCGCGACAAATTGCTGTCCAAGGCACTCAACACCATAGCAAAGCGATGCTGAACGGCGCCTCGCACATTAAAAATCTCTAGGAGTGACCATGCGCTTTTCGCCTGGCCTGTTACTGCTGATTCCCCTTCTGAGCCCCTTGGCGCATGCCGAACTGGTCGATGATGTATTCGACCGTGGCGAACTGCGCATCGCCCTTGAAGCCAACATCCCGCCGTTCAACTTCAAGGAAGGCGACAAACTCACCGGCTTCGAAGTGGAACTGGGCGAGCAACTGGCCAAGGAGATGGACGTGCGTCCCTCGTTCATCACCACCGATGACACTGACCTGCTGCCAGGCGTGGAAACCGGCAAGTACGACGTGGCCATCAACCATATCGCTATGACTGCCGCGCTGCAGGATCGTTTCGATTTCAGTGAGCCTTACAACGAGAAGCCAGAGTTGGCGATCCCGTTCCAGAAAGGTAATCCAGCGTTCAAGGCGAGCTTGGACAAGGCATTGCAGCGGGTTAAGGCGGATGGCCGATTGAAGGCGCTGGCTCAGAAGTGGTTGGAAAACGAGCCGGTGGCCAAGGCTCAATAATCAGCGATGAGCCAGGGCGGCGGCGACTTCGGGCAATTGCAGTTCATTGAATACCTCAACGCCATGCTGCTTCAACAGCGCAGCCGTGACGCCTTCGCCGCTCACTTTCACACCCGAGAACGTGCCGTCATAGGTGAGCAGATTGCCGCACGACGGGCTATTGGCCTTGAGCACGGCGATGCGGATGGTGTGGCGCTGCACCAGCGCCAAGGCCTGGCGGGCGCCGTCGAGAAAGGCGGCGCTGAAATCTTCGCCCTCGGCTGTCAGCACCTGGGCACGGCCCTCCCATACCGCCACACCTTGTCCGCCGGGTATCTCGGCGGGCGGGCGCGGTGTCGGCAAACCACCCGACACTTCCGGGCAGATCGCAACCACACGCCCTTCGGCCTGCCACACCGCCAGCAGGTCGAACGGCCCGCTGGCCCCGCCGTCGTAGCGCACCTTGTGCCCTAGCAGGCAACGGCTGATCAGTATCTTTTCCATGCTCAGAACGGCTCGTTGCCCCGCCGGCGAAACCAGCCGGTGAGGGACAGGCGTTCGCGCGTGGCGGGCATGACTTCGTGGGGCACTTCGCCCGACAGGAACACCACCAGGCAACCGCCTGTGGGTGCCACATCGTATTCGACGCCGTCCTTGAGGTACATGCGCAACTGGCCGCCCTGTTCGGGCAGCCAGGCATCGTTCAAGTAGATCACCGCCGACACCATGCGCCGGTCGTCGTCGCGGAAACGGTCCAGGTGCTTGAGGTAGAACGCCCCCGGCGGATACATCGCGAAGTGGCTTTCGAAATCTTCCAGGCCGAGGAACAGGCCACGGTTCATCGCCAGGCGCAGGCTATCCATCAGCGCCATATACGTGTCGCAGACCGCCGCATCGCCCGCTTCCAGCCACTGGATATGGTCACCGCGAATACCTTCGCGAACCTCCTGGGACGGGCCGCGCCCCACCGCTGCCGGAGCCAGTTCACCCTCAGCCGCACGTTTACGGCACTCAGCCGCCAGTTCCAGGGTCAGAGCCTGGGGCAGGAAGCTGTCTTGCCGGGACCAGCCCTTTTCGGCCAGGTCGTCGACAATACGTTGCAGCAAGGGGTGATCGAGGGGTATTTGCATGGCGCGCATAGTATCCATACGCCTGTAAATCGGACAGAGCCGTCGAGCGTCTGAATACACTTTAGTCAGGTGACTGATAGGACTTCTCGACAAATCCCACGCCCGACACGGACAATAGTGGCCGACTGACAGGAGTCCATATGCGTCGTTTGTTTTTTTCCTTGCTGATGTTCTGCGTTTTGCCCGCCTGGGCAGACGGCCATGACCAGTTGTACAAGGTCGCCGGCTGGGCCGAGCAACGTGCGCATTTCAATGACGCCCTCAGTGCTGCCCAGCAACGCTACCGCAATAGCCTCCCGCCGGCGGTGTACCAGGCGTTGGTGGACAACAGCAATAAACGTTTTGCCGCCCAGGCCGTGGACCAGCGTGCCGAAGCGCAATTGCGCAAAAACCTCGCAGACCCCAAACCTGCCCTGGCGTTTTTCCAATCGCCCCTGGGCCGCAAGATTGTTGCCGCCGAACTGCTTGCCACGCGCCGCGATCAATTGGCGAAAAACGCCCAAGGCCTGCCGAAGATCGAAGCCGACGCCACCCGCAGCCTGATCATCGGCCACCTGGCCCAAGCGCTGCCGGCGCGTGAAGCCGGCGCGGAAGTCAGCCTGGCGATTGCCGGCGTGGCGGCCGATAGCCTGAGCCAGATGATTCCCGGCCTGCTGGGCGGCGGACAAGCCCAGGGTATGTTGAACGGACAGCGCGAGCGGCTGATGCAGCAGATCGACAAGGACCTGAACAACACGCTGCTGTACGTCTATCGGGATTTGTCCGACCCGGAGCTGGAAGAGTTCGCGACATTTGCCGAGTCACCGGAAGGTAAGGCGTATTACCAGGCGGCACTCGCAGCCATTCGCGCCGGACTGGCAGTCGGCCAGAGCACCTCAAGCCTGGCGCAGTAACAACTGTGAGAGCGTGTTACTTCAGGTGATCCGTCAAGTATTTGAAGTACTCATCACGAATCTCCGGGATCTCATTGGCCAGATGATGCCTGCCACGCGGCAGCATCAATACCTCGGGTTGGTCGAACTTGCCGCGCAACACGTGCAGGTTGTGCTGCCAATCCACCGTCATGTCTTCCTCACCCTGCACGATCACCGGCCGCCGCGTACTGCGCGGTGCGGCTTCGATGCGTTTGATCCAGCGCGCCAAGGCGCCTACCCAGGCAGTCGGCAGTTGACGCGGCTGCAGCGGGTCGGCTTCCAGGAACGGCTTGAACGCCGGATCGTGGGTGTTCTCGCTGAACCGCCGCGCAATGCCTTTGACGAACGGACGCAGCAGGTAGTAGCTGACCTGCGACCACCCCCAGGCACGCGGCCGCACCAGAGGTGACAGCAGGAAGGTCCTGCCTTGGGCGGGGCTATCGGCGCCATGGTTGAGCAGGTGATCCACCACCACCGCCCCGCCGGTGCTTTGCCCGAACAGGTGCCAGGGTTGCGGTAGTTGCAGTGCTTGCGCCTGGGCAAACAGCGCTTTCACCACCTGTTGATACGCCGCAAAATCATCGATGCTGGCGCGTGCGCCGCTGGACAGGCCGTGCCCCGGCAAATCGCAGGCGATCACCACGAAGCCCTGGTCCAGCGCCCACTTCACCACATGGCCATACAACCCCATGTGATCGTAGAAGCCGTGGAACATGAACATCGTCGCCACCGGCGTGAGCGGCCACCACACTTGCGCCACCACCTCGAACCCCTCCACCTCGAAGCGCCCCAGGCGGCTCACGGCCTGGTCCAGCCCATAGAAACGCTGGTATACCCGCGCCTCGGCTGAAAGCGGTTGCGCATCCACTAGGGGTCGCAAGCTTTCGCGCAGATGATCGGGGTCAAAGGTAACGGGCATAAAGGCTTCCAGACTTGCGGCAAAGATGAATATCGAGCTGCGATATTCATCTGTCAGGACAAGCATGGCAAGCTACGCGACCTCTGAGGATACATCTGAATGAGACAGCCCTACCGTACCGCCTCTTTCGCCGGCCTGATCCTGGTTATCTGCGTCGGCGTGCTGTGGGCGGCGTATGACTGGTTTCAGGGCCGCTACTTGCGTGCCTTCAGTGAGCACACGGCGGTGTTTTCCGGCGACCCCTTGAAGCTGCCTGCCGACCTCGCCGGTCCCGGCCCGATCCGCCTGGTGCACTTCTGGGACCCGGCCTGCCCGTGCAACGTCGGTAATCAGCAGCACCTGGGCGAATTGATCGAGCAGTACGGGCCCCAAGGCGTCGAGTTCTACGCCCTGCAAAAACCCGGCAGCCACGGCCAATTGCCCGACAACCTGCGCACGATGAAACCCCTCACCGCCCTGCCCGGCGCTGAGCAGGTGCCGGCCAGCCCTGCCGTGGGTATCTGGGATCGCAGCGGCAAGCTTGCGTATTTCGGCCCCTACAGCGAAGGCCTCACGTGCAATTCCAGCAACAGTTTTATTGAGCCGATCTTGAAGGCCCTGGAAGCGGGACGCGAGGTGAATGCCACGCACACCTTGGCGGTGGGCTGCTATTGTTCATGGCCAAAAGGCTCGTAACTCGCCACCCCACCCTTGGTAAGGAATGTTCATGAAGCGCGTCTTGCGGGTTTTCGCGGTTCTTATCGTGCTGGTCGCCCTCGGCGCCGGTTGGTACGTGTACAGCAAGCAACCCACCCGCCAGGGCACGGTTGAACTGGCCCATCTGCAGGGCTCGGTCACTGTGCGTTACGACGACCGTGGCGTACCGCACATTCGCGCCGAGAACGAGACCGACCTTTACCGCGCCCTCGGCTACGTGCACGCCCAGGACCGCCTGTTCCAGATGGAGATCATGCGGCGCCTGGCTCGAGGCGAGCTGGCCGAGGTGCTGGGG
This window harbors:
- a CDS encoding SdiA-regulated domain-containing protein, whose product is MAVPLPSATPKPRSRFALRWYSWLLLVGVISYGVAWAMHWDDRGVLWLLERFETPAERQESVWLPDYHAVIDGKLLPGMEKDEASDVAYNPQTKTLFSVMGKNPFLVELSLQGDVLRKMPLNGWDNPEGVTVMENGLIAVVDERQHTLTIVKVDATTAALSKADFPSYDLGPSKDQNKAFEAITWDKRNQQLVLGEERPPALFTWKSDGGQTLAGDKQKLASKELDMRNLSALAVDPRTGHLLVLSADSHLLLELDEKGEQVSFMTLLGGFNGLKSTIPRAEGVTMDENGTLYIVSEPNLFYRFEKQK
- the serA gene encoding phosphoglycerate dehydrogenase, which translates into the protein MSKTSLDKSKIKFLLLEGVHPSAVDVLKAAGYTSIEYITSSLPEAQLKEKIADAHFIGIRSRTQLTEEIFDHAKKLVAVGCFCIGTNQVDLNAARERGIAVFNAPYSNTRSVAELVLAEAILLLRGIPEKNASCHRGGWIKSAANSFEIRGKKLGIVGYGSIGTQLSVLAEGLGMQVFFYDTLTKLPLGNATQVASLTELLGMSDIVTLHVPETAETQWMIGEKEIRAIKKGGILINAARGTVVELDALADAIKDKHLIGAAIDVFPVEPRSNDDIFESPLRGLDNVILTPHIGGSTAEAQANIGLEVSEKLVKYSDNGTSVSSVNFPEVALPAHPGKHRLLHIHQNIPGVMMEINKVFAENGINISGQFLQTNEKVGYVVIDVDAEYSDLAQEKLQHINGTIRSRVLF
- a CDS encoding transporter substrate-binding domain-containing protein, with translation MRFSPGLLLLIPLLSPLAHAELVDDVFDRGELRIALEANIPPFNFKEGDKLTGFEVELGEQLAKEMDVRPSFITTDDTDLLPGVETGKYDVAINHIAMTAALQDRFDFSEPYNEKPELAIPFQKGNPAFKASLDKALQRVKADGRLKALAQKWLENEPVAKAQ
- a CDS encoding FAD-binding oxidoreductase, which encodes MTHPALIDELKTLVEPGKVLTDADSLEAYGKDWTKHFAPAPTAIVFPKTIEQVQAIVRWANTHKVALVPSGGRTGLSAAAVAANGEVVVSFDYMNQILDVNLTDRTAVCQPGVVTKQLQNVAEEKGLYYPVDFASSGSSQIGGNIGTNAGGIKVIRYGMTRNWVAGMKVVTGKGDVLELNRDLIKNATGYDMRQLFIGAEGTLGFVVEATMRLDRAPKNLTAMVLGTTDFDSIMPVLHAFQSKLDLTAFEFFSDKALAKVMGRGDVPAPFETECPFYALLEFEATTEEVANHALETFEHCVEQGWVLDGVMSQSETQLHNLWKLREYISETISHWTPYKNDISVTVSKVPAFLQEIDAIVGEHYPDFEIVWFGHIGDGNLHLNILKPENLSKDEFFAKCATVNKWVFETVEKYNGSISAEHGVGMTKRDYLTYSRSPVEIEYMKAVKAVFDPNGIMNPGKIFAV
- a CDS encoding alpha/beta hydrolase, with the protein product MPVTFDPDHLRESLRPLVDAQPLSAEARVYQRFYGLDQAVSRLGRFEVEGFEVVAQVWWPLTPVATMFMFHGFYDHMGLYGHVVKWALDQGFVVIACDLPGHGLSSGARASIDDFAAYQQVVKALFAQAQALQLPQPWHLFGQSTGGAVVVDHLLNHGADSPAQGRTFLLSPLVRPRAWGWSQVSYYLLRPFVKGIARRFSENTHDPAFKPFLEADPLQPRQLPTAWVGALARWIKRIEAAPRSTRRPVIVQGEEDMTVDWQHNLHVLRGKFDQPEVLMLPRGRHHLANEIPEIRDEYFKYLTDHLK
- a CDS encoding SdiA-regulated domain-containing protein, with the translated sequence MRRLARPKPLFFILALIALVSAGAVAQHFRLFERAWFNWQAWRQPTDERSIGLADYRVALEAQVIEGLDDDVSALTYDPVRKSLFTVTNKNAELIELSLEGKILRRIPLIGFGDAEAVEFISDNIYVISDERQQRLIKVHVDDDTQFLDAADAEQMTLGLHVGGNKGFEGLAYDSVGKRLFVAKERDPMLIYEVHGFPHFKPEKTYSVHVINNPKRDAGLFVRDLSSLQYDERSGHLLALSDESFLVLELDIDGRPLSSLSLLNGRHGLTKRVPQAEGIAMDDEGTLYLVSEPNLFYVFKKTSL
- a CDS encoding DUF523 domain-containing protein encodes the protein MEKILISRCLLGHKVRYDGGASGPFDLLAVWQAEGRVVAICPEVSGGLPTPRPPAEIPGGQGVAVWEGRAQVLTAEGEDFSAAFLDGARQALALVQRHTIRIAVLKANSPSCGNLLTYDGTFSGVKVSGEGVTAALLKQHGVEVFNELQLPEVAAALAHR
- a CDS encoding DUF2059 domain-containing protein yields the protein MRRLFFSLLMFCVLPAWADGHDQLYKVAGWAEQRAHFNDALSAAQQRYRNSLPPAVYQALVDNSNKRFAAQAVDQRAEAQLRKNLADPKPALAFFQSPLGRKIVAAELLATRRDQLAKNAQGLPKIEADATRSLIIGHLAQALPAREAGAEVSLAIAGVAADSLSQMIPGLLGGGQAQGMLNGQRERLMQQIDKDLNNTLLYVYRDLSDPELEEFATFAESPEGKAYYQAALAAIRAGLAVGQSTSSLAQ
- a CDS encoding fumarylacetoacetate hydrolase family protein; protein product: MSYQHKYVDGTNIHFPLGKVVCIGRNYAEHAKELDNPVPTEPLLFIKPGSCVVPLEGGFSIPTERGSVHYEAEIAVLIGKPLSTKPSREEVLDAISGFAPALDLTLRDKQAELKAKGLPWEIAKSFDGAAVIAPFVVGSTFPDVTDIGIRLSINGEVRQDGNSAQMLNPIIPMIQHMAGCFSLQAGDVILTGTPAGVGPLNLGDELVLELSGVSRFESQVR
- a CDS encoding DUF6436 domain-containing protein, producing MRQPYRTASFAGLILVICVGVLWAAYDWFQGRYLRAFSEHTAVFSGDPLKLPADLAGPGPIRLVHFWDPACPCNVGNQQHLGELIEQYGPQGVEFYALQKPGSHGQLPDNLRTMKPLTALPGAEQVPASPAVGIWDRSGKLAYFGPYSEGLTCNSSNSFIEPILKALEAGREVNATHTLAVGCYCSWPKGS
- a CDS encoding DUF4399 domain-containing protein, with translation MKALLSRATLASLLLGASMLATAADGIPRSAPPEGAKVFIVSPKDGATVDKTFTVKFGMEGLKLAPATDQEPGTGHHHLLVDQKALPDAGVPIPATDTVIHYGKAQTETELTLTPGKHTLQLVAGDKLHMQFNPTVASKVITINVK
- a CDS encoding 2OG-Fe(II) oxygenase, with translation MRAMQIPLDHPLLQRIVDDLAEKGWSRQDSFLPQALTLELAAECRKRAAEGELAPAAVGRGPSQEVREGIRGDHIQWLEAGDAAVCDTYMALMDSLRLAMNRGLFLGLEDFESHFAMYPPGAFYLKHLDRFRDDDRRMVSAVIYLNDAWLPEQGGQLRMYLKDGVEYDVAPTGGCLVVFLSGEVPHEVMPATRERLSLTGWFRRRGNEPF